Genomic DNA from Gossypium hirsutum isolate 1008001.06 chromosome A01, Gossypium_hirsutum_v2.1, whole genome shotgun sequence:
CTCGAGCTGAATGAATAACCTGcattgaaagtttttataattataaactgTATCTTTCTTTTCCATTAATGCTTTCCAAGTTAGTATAGTTGCACTGGTACAAATTTAGGTTTCTTTTCCTGGGTTTCCTTCGGTGGCCAATAGCTATAGTGGCTTACTAGGACGAGTTTGGCTAGATTCCAGACCAGACACTTCAACCAAAAGCGACACAACTACTTCAAAAAGAACTATATTTCATCAATAGGGCAGAGCGGTTGAATTACCTGATAGACAGTTTTAGCAGCACGCTTTACTGTCACTTGCAACTGTAATAATGCATCCTCAACACGCATGCCACGAACTAATGCAGCAACCAAGTTGACCTTCTTAGGACTCTAAAACAAGAAAGTTAGCACATAAGTTAATCCTACCAGATAAGCAACACCACAAGCATGGCAATGTAGCATCATAAAGGTGGTTTAAGGATCAATATTAAAGATGCAATAacaatttctttgtttttatttcttgcaTAGCTTCGATTTGGCCTCCATCAGTTTCACCAAAGACATTTAATTATCAAGTAGTTGCCTTGACGTTCTATGATAAGTTCTCAAGCACAACACCAAAAACAGAAGTCAGTGACAAGTCAAGTTAGCACATAAGTTAATCCTACCAGATAAGCAACACCAGAAGCATGGCAATGTAGCATCATAAAGGTAATTTAAGGACCCATATTAAAGATGCAATAACAGTTTCTCTGTTTTTATTTCTTGCATAGCTCTGATTCGGCCTCCATCAGTTTTCGTAAAGACATTTAATTATCAACTAGTTGCCTCGACGTTCTATGATAAGTTCTCAAGCACAATACCAAAAACAAAAATCAGTGACAAGTCTGTTTCAGCTCAAGTGTGCTCTAAAGCATAACTCAAGAAAGTGGTTTCCCAAATGCAAAAGTCTCATGTGAAAGGGCATAGCATGAAAAGTATCCTCCATTTATTAAAAATCCAAAGCCAGGAAAAATTTTCATGTTGTTACTGAAAATTGGCAACTATTACAGGTTAGAGGATCATTGGTCATGGAAATTACAAAACTTTACTGTCTCtttatattttcatcacataaatCACCTGACCCTTTTCTTACCTTCAAGTGAGACTGCCTTCAAATATCGAAATAAGCAAAAAGttcaaaattagaatttttgGGTAATCGTTCTTGAGGTAAcctgttttattttctttaacacTGCTTGAACTTTTGTCCGATTGGGAACAACTTTCTTCTCTTCAGTCTTTCCACTATCTATTGCCAAAACAGGGGTTAATGGTGATGCAATTGGTGTCTCTTCAGATGAACCTGCTAGTAACTTCCTTGAAGTGGAAATTCCCTATGCAAGTAAAACATAAGACAACTTAAAGCAAGgagaaacaaaaacataaaatacaaagaataagggaaattttaaaaagtttgcaATGAATTCCAAATATTTTAGAACAGAAAACGAAGCTATTGGATAGATAAACTCCTTTCGATCCGATCAGTTAATGATATACAGAGAAAAGTGTTGCTTAAATAACTTTAATCTGATGCGACCAGCTGGAATAAATATTATAAGAGCACACAACAAGACAACCATGTGGGACAAACAAAATATAGATGATTCATTTATGGACCTCATGTAACATTGTCGAAAATTTGTTATTTCATTACTTAGAAGCATCCTAGTGATCTTCAATAAGTTGAAACCACCACAAAACAAGGGCATTATCAAATGCAGGTTATTTCACAACAATGGtaatcaaaatcatatcaaagtGAAAAGAACAAGTAGGCATTACCAACTGCTGGAAATATCTATATAAAGGCGTTGAGATACCAGCAGGAGATTTCCACAATTTCTGATAACTAGGCAGTTCACCTGCATAAACATTACATATGCATTTGCAATAGAAAGACAATAAATAAAAGTAACTGAAGTATAAGAGAGGAACCTTGAGCATGAAAGAAGCTGAACATATTAAGTATTAACAGCCAAGTGAGTTAAAAATTCAGCTTTTCGACATAAAACAAAGAatacccctttttttttctcagtATCAATCCCAAATTTAACTTTATGATCAtccaataaaaagaaaagagggatAAAGAGAGAAACTAACGAGGTAAAACAGGGGAGCTTAAGCGAGAAACAGAAGAAGAATAGTTGGTAGAATGAGTATAATTATGTTCTAATCTTCTCCCAACTTGACGAAGTGCACATTGTAAATGTCTCTGCCACCCCACCATGTTCAAAAGATCTTATCTTTTAGGACTTTCCTCAAAATCCAAACAAAAACCAACAAAGAAAACGCATTAGTATAAATGAGAATTAAGAACCCAAATAAAAAACCATGAAGatcaaatgaaaaaataaattaaaaagaaaaaagaaaaagaatctaaaattttaaagaataagatTATAAGAGATCGGTAGCTTACTGGTTGCGTATGAAGCTGAGAACGAGAGCGAGATGAGGAGTCGGCTTTGAAGGGAAAGCGGCAGTGGACTCGACCGGAAATAAGACCCTAAAAAACACACCAGGTTTTGGGATTGTAGGCGAGAGAGAAAACCCGATTGAAACGTAGCGGGTTCTCGGGTTTGGATTATAATTAAGAGTAAATTGCCTCcttggtcactaaactattagtaagtttatgtttttacCACTCagcttcaaaaagttacaaaaatatcactaaactattcaaaagttttcatct
This window encodes:
- the LOC107925692 gene encoding 50S ribosomal protein L22, chloroplastic, whose translation is MVGWQRHLQCALRQVGRRLEHNYTHSTNYSSSVSRLSSPVLPRELPSYQKLWKSPAGISTPLYRYFQQLGISTSRKLLAGSSEETPIASPLTPVLAIDSGKTEEKKVVPNRTKVQAVLKKIKQSPKKVNLVAALVRGMRVEDALLQLQVTVKRAAKTVYQVIHSARANATHNHGLDPDRLLVAEAFVGKGLFLKRVSYHGKGRSGIKERPECRLTVVVREMTPEEEAELARLRVSKFRKLTKREKRLVPHKLIETSPIWNRKGSGNGRTQEPNGMVA